In a genomic window of Jaculus jaculus isolate mJacJac1 chromosome 8, mJacJac1.mat.Y.cur, whole genome shotgun sequence:
- the Asxl1 gene encoding polycomb group protein ASXL1 isoform X2: MKDKQKRKKERTWAEAARLVLENYSDAPMTPKQILQVIEAEGLKEMSGTSPLACLNAMLHSNSRGGEGLFYKLPGRISLFTLKKDALQWSRNVAAVDGEEPEDSADVESCGSNETSTVSGENDVSLDETSSNASCSTESQSRPISNPKDSYRAPSQANKQKKKTGVMLPRVVLTPLKVNGAHVESTSGFSGRQADGESRSPSSGSSGSLALGSTAIRGQAEVARDPAPLLRGFRKPATGQMKRNRGEEVDFETPGSILVNTNLRALINSRTFHALPSHFQQQLLFLLPEVDRQVGTDGLLRLSSTALNNEFFTHAAQSWRERLADGEFTHEMQVRIRQEMEKEKKVEQWKEKFFEDYYGQKLGLTKEESMQQNMGQEEAKIKSSLCVARESARPQRGPSARQRDGHFKKRSRPDLRTRARRNLYKKQEPEQAGVVKESKSVAPDVAPPNDEESKTNSAGMSCAPGPGVSSAAPNPESHKCPGEPVSSRIQAEPDNLARTSVSPDRIPSLLQDTVDQEPKDQKRKSFEQAASASFPEKKPRLEDRQSFRNTIESVHTEKPQPTKEEPKVPPIRIQLSRIKPPWVVKGQPTYQICPRIVPITESSCRGWTGTRTLADIKARALQARGARGHHCHREAATTAIGGGGGPGGGGGGATDEGGGRGSGDGGEARGHSEPRGVPSTPGESASDLQRTQLLPPCPLNGECTQTGPAMSTARREDPGSVRKEESCPLQRVPGVFTSELEDASQPPVAPTGDQPFQALPPLSSQTPVIGRLVELPELHLGSRTECESGSASCKRGDGEQGGSSPPESGPVLSRVGSSTFEEGTDQAFDNSPTTKDPVNVIAASVPELSLAGCQQDRSADNEVGLGDSGPLTRGSDSRQEALKLEALTLNNTAPWGHTLSTYEVVKQSEPESRQNAPSVQPQVGVEWERAAPLSDVTSEVSVAKEGRAPPESCASLWAAPPRGGMPIPGSNSERADMEEVRVNGSSETPSPHSESTDTASDFEGNLTEDSSEADTVETTAAKGSLVDEDKKPGRSRSTSASTLSGDLNLVTRTEGMTAAQSWVSRVCAIPPKAPDSLLSSTEHQLRPVGLPGPGSSVEATNPLAMQLPQGNLTLDKVLPPSRRGSPAEPPRLPLLREQGRAPMDEGTRHGPGETRHPGDRSSPGSVEALKEPPLLGQGCAPSTGLGRAEATPTPGTPKTSKKDPSLDSLHPMTALMPSSGNLDKVDSKEHFSSFPCAEKKEARVLSQSSDPGAAPGQRPQDPTALRLSSRSSPDVLSGPEQTAEALGDHSSAQGPEKKLFGPRNMAATLHCPRPADPTPLPAEVPPVFPSRKLGPSKNCVSDGAQTAREDWAPKPPPASAGSVKTEKTFSRGPLKADAENRKTGGRSPLEVVGHLQGMPFVVDLPLWKLPREPGKGLSQPLEPSSIPSQLNIKQAFYGKFSKLQLSSTSFNYSSSSPTFPKGLAGSVVQLSHKANFGASHSASLSLQMFTDSSTVESISLQCACSLKAMIMCQGCGAFCHDDCIGPSKLCVLCLVVR, from the exons AAGGATGCCCTGCAGTGGTCTCGAAATGTGGCTGCAGTGGATGGAGAAGAGCCAGAGGACTCGGCTGATGTGGAGAGCTGTGGGTCCAATGAAACCAGCACTGTGAGTGGTGAAAATGATG TGTCTCTTGATGAAACGTCTTCAAATGCATCCTGTTCTACAGAATCTCAGAGTCGGCCCATCTCCAACCCTAAGGATAGCTACAGAGCTCCCTCACAG gcaaacaaacaaaagaaaaagactgggGTCATGCTGCCACGAGTTGTCCTGACTCCTCTGAAGGTAAATGGGGCCCACGTGGAATCTACATCAG GGTTCTCGGGCCGCCAAGCCGATGGCGAGAGCCGTAGCCCAtccagcggcagcagcggctctcTGGCCCTGGGCAGCACTGCTATTCGTGGCCAGGCTGAGGTCGCCCGGGACCCTGCCCCACTCCTGAGAGGCTTCCGGAAGCCAGCCACAG GTCAAATGAAGCGCAACAGAGGGGAAGAGGTAGATTTTGAAACACCTGGGTCCATTCTTGTCAACACCAACCTCCGTGCTCTGATAAACTCACGGACCTTTCATGCCCTGCCATCACACTTCCAGCAgcagctcctcttcctcctgcctgAGGTGGACAGGCAG GTGGGGACAGATGGCCTTTTGCGCCTCAGCAGCACTGCACTGAATAATGAGTTCTTCACCCATGCCGCTCAGAGCTGGCGAGAACGCCTTGCTGATG GTGAATTCACTCATGAGATGCAAGTTAGGATACGAcaggaaatggagaaagaaaagaaggtggaACAATGGAAAGAAAAGTTCTTTGAAGACTACTATGGACAGAA ATTGGGTTTGACCAAAGAAGAGTCAATGCAGCAGAACATGGGCCAGGAGGAGGccaaaatcaagagcagcttgtgtgtcgCAAGAGAATCAGCACGGCCACAGCGTGGTCCATCTGCCCGCCAACGGGACGGGCATTTTAAGAAACGCTCTCGCCCAGATCTCCGAACCAGAGCCAGAAGGAATCTATACAAAAAACAGGAACCAGAACAAGCAGGGGTTGTGAAGGAATCAAAATCTGTAGCTCCAGATGTTGCACCGCCTAATGACGAGGAATCTAAGACCAACTCAGCAGGGATGAGCTGTGCCCCTGGGCCAGGTGTGTCCTCTGCAGCACCCAACCCAGAAAGTCACAAGTGCCCAGGCGAACCTGTGTCTTCCCGGATCCAAGCAGAACCGGACAACTTGGCACGCACCTCTGTATCTCCAGACAGAATTCCCAGCTTACTTCAGGACACTGTGGATCAGGAGCCAAAAGATCAGAAGAGGAAATCCTTTGAGCAGGCAGCCTCTGCGTCCTTTCCCGAAAAGAAGCCCCGGCTTGAAGATCGTCAGTCCTTTCGTAACACAATTGAAAGTGTTCACACCGAAAAGCCACAGCCCACTAAAGAGGAGCCCAAAGTCCCGCCCATCCGG ATTCAACTTTCACGTATCAAACCACCCTGGGTGGTTAAAGGTCAGCCCACTTACCAGATATGTCCCCGGATTGTCCCCATCACGGAGTCCTCCTGCCGGGGCTGGACTGGTACCAGGACCCTCGCAGACATTAAAGCCCGTGCTCTGCAGGCCCGAGGGGCAAGAGGCCACCACTGCCATAGAGAGGCAGCCACCACTGCCATCGGAGGGGGGGGTGGCCCGGGTGGAGGTGGCGGCGGGGCCACCGATGAGGGAGGTGGTAGAggcagtggtgatggtggtgaggcCCGTGGCCACTCTGAACCCAGGGGAGTCCCAAGCACCCCTGGAGAGAGTGCGTCAGATCTACAGCGAACACAACTACTGCCGCCTTGTCCTCTGAACGGGGAGTGCACTCAGACTGGACCTGCCATGTCCACAGCCAGGAGAGAGGATCCGGGTTCTGTCAGAAAGGAGGAGAGCTGTCCACTGCAGAGGGTCCCCGGTGTATTCACGAGTGAGCTAGAAGATGCCTCCCAGCCCCCCGTTGCTCCCACTGGGGACCAGCCATTCCAAGCTTTACCCCCACTGTCTTCTCAAACCCCAGTGATTGGGAGGTTAGTGGAGCTGCCTGAGTTGCATCTAGGCAGCAGAACTGAGTGTGAGTCTGGTTCCGCTTCCTGCAAAAGGGGTGATGGGGAGCAAGGAGGTAGCTCTCCCCCAGAGAGTGGGCCTGTACTGTCTAGAGTGGGCAGTAGTACATTCGAAGAAGGAACTGATCAGGCTTTTGATAACAGTCCCACTACGAAAGATCCTGTAAATGTGATTGCTGCTTCTGTCCCTGAGTTGTCACTGGCTGGCTGCCAGCAGGACAGGTCTGCTGACAATGAAGTTGGACTTGGTGACTCGGGTCCACTCACTAGGGGAAGTGACAGTAGGCAAGAAGCTTTGAAGCTCGAGGCTCTAACACTGAACAACACTGCTCCCTGGGGGCACACACTGTCAACTTACGAGGTAGTGAAGCAGTCTGAGCCAGAATCCAGGCAAAATGCACCATCTGTGCAGCCCCAGGTTGGAGTAGAGTGGGAGAGAGCTGCTCCCCTCAGTGATGTCACATCTGAGGTGTCAGTAGCCAAGGAAGGTAGGGCTCCCCCTGAAAGCTGTGCTTCACTCTGGGCAGCACCACCTAGAGGAGGCATGCCCATCCCTGGCAGCAACAGCGAACGGGCAGACATGGAAGAGGTGAGAGTTAATGGCAGCTCTGAAACACCGAGTCCTCACAGTGAGTCCACAGACACAGCATCTGACTTCGAAGGCAACCTTACTGAGGACAGCAGTGAGGCTGACACTGTTGAAACCACGGCAGCAAAGGGATCTTTGGTGGACGAGGATAAAAAGCCTGGCCGCAGCCGCTCCACCTCGGCATCCACATTGAGCGGTGACTTGAATCTGGTTACAAGGACAGAGGGCATGACTGCTGCTCAGAGCTGGGTCTCTAGAGTGTGTGCAATCCCCCCCAAAGCCCCAGACTCCTTGTTGTCTAGTACTGAGCACCAGCTGAGACCAGTGGGCCTGCCTGGGCCTGGGTCTTCAGTGGAGGCCACCAACCCACTGGCGATGCAGTTGCCGCAGGGTAACTTGACCCTTGACAAGGTCCTTCCTCCAAGCCGCAGGGGCAGCCCAGCAGAACCTCCACGACTGCCGCTCCTGAGAGAGCAAGGCCGGGCCCCCATGGATGAGGGAACGCGGCATGGTCCTGGGGAGACCCGTCACCCGGGTGACAGAAGCAGCCCCGGTTCTGTAGAAGCACTGAAGGAGCCGCCTCTACTGGGCCAGGGCTGTGCGCCAAGCACTGGTCTTGGTAGGGCAGAGGCCACTCCAACTCCTGGAACACCCAAGACTTCCAAGAAGGACCCAAGTTTAGACTCCTTGCATCCAATGACAGCTCTGATGCCCTCCTCTGGAAATCTGGACAAAGTGGACTCCAAAGagcatttctcttcctttccttgtgCAGAGAAGAAGGAAGCCCGGGTTCTGTCCCAGAGCAGTGACCCAGGTGCTGCTCCAGGCCAGCGACCTCAGGACCCCACAGCCTTGAGATTGTCATCTCGCTCTTCCCCAGATGTGCTCTCTGGTCCTGAGCAGACAGCGGAGGCCCTGGGTGACCACAGCAGTGCTCAAGGCCCAGAGAAGAAGCTCTTTGGCCCTAGGAACATGGCTGCCACCCTTCATTGCCCCAGACCTGCTGACCCAACACCCCTGCCGGCCGAGGTCCCTCCAGTCTTTCCTAGTAGGAAATTAGGGCCAAGTAAAAACTGTGTGTCTGATGGAGCACAGACTGCAAGGGAAGACTGGGCTCCAAAGCCACCACCTGCCTCTGCTGGCAGTGTAAAGACTGAGAAGACCTTCTCAAGGGGTCCCCTTAAGGCAGATGCAGAGAACAGAAAAACCGGTGGGCGCAGTCCTCTGGAAGTGGTGGGTCACCTACAAGGGATGCCCTTTGTCGTGGACCTGCCTTTATGGAAATTACCCCGAGAGCCAGGGAAAGGGCTCAGTCAGCCCCTTGAGCCTTCTTCCATCCCCTCCCAACTAAACATCAAGCAGGCTTTTTATGGGAAGTTTTCTAAACTCCAGCTGAGTTCCACCAGCTTTAATTACTCCTCCAGCTCTCCCACCTTCCCCAAAGGCCTTGCTGGCAGCGTGGTGCAGCTGAGCCACAAAGCAAACTTCGGTGCGAGCCACAGTGCATCCCTCTCCCTGCAGATGTTCACCGACAGCAGCACAGTGGAAAGCATCTCTCTGCAGTGCGCGTGCAGCCTGAAAGCCATGATCATGTGCCAAGGCTGTGGAGCATTCTGTCATGATGACTGTATCGGACCCTCAAAGCTCTGTGTATTGTGCCTTGTGGTGAGATAA